A single window of Electrophorus electricus isolate fEleEle1 chromosome 16, fEleEle1.pri, whole genome shotgun sequence DNA harbors:
- the itsn1 gene encoding intersectin-1 isoform X3: MAQFSMPFGGGLDTWVISVDERAKHDQQFHSLTPTPAGFITGDQAKNFFLQSGLPPPVLAQIWALADLNNDGKMDVHEFSIAMKLIKLRLQGHPLPPTLPPSMKQPPLSLPPPTAFGVPGVGTVTGLPAVPPMPHPPLPTGVPVVGMSPPLVSTVTPPMPPMANGAPSMMQTVPGFSHPAPLSATAHKSSSFNRSSAKLSKGQSFETPSAPAVPVPLDWAVPQSSRLKYRQLFNSHDKMMSGHLTGPQARTILMQSSLPQTQLATIWNLSDIDQDGKLTAEEFILAMHLIDMAMSGLPLPPLLPPDLLPPTFRRVRSGSGVSVSSVHSTDQRAQEELAEEEEKELEKKLPVTFEDKKRENFERGNLELEKRRQALLEQQRKEQERLAALEREEQERRERERQEQERRRQQELERQLDKQRELERQREEERRKEIERREAAKRELERQRQLEWERNRRQELLTQRNREQENIVLLKARKKTLEFELEALNDKKSQLEGKLQDIRCRLATQRQDIESTNKARELRIAEITALQQQLQESQQWLGRLIPDKQCLSDQLKQVQQDSLHRDTLSSLQRAVEMKEATRQQLREQLDAVEKETRSKLLEIDAFNTQLKSLELFYQAHTARIESLRLELLLEEQRGRQELREIHNKQQRQKQKELEGNLIIQPPLASKPTDLQESRLPGADDGVSPAWRDSALGKAPTLPAVQPWASRAAEEENQGPRSDAQDKLAKLFAQQPEAGKQPGPSPWPTGDKVSVSSLGQEKVKVVYYRALYPFEARSHDEISIQPGDIVMVKGEWVDESQTGEPGWLGGEIKGKTGWFPANYAEKIPESEVPLNLRASAALSTSKLSSRVAPATTSSVLQPVTTETVSVAPPPTAPTAPGPTAPSSSASSNWADFSATWPTNSTVEKQDSDGWEAWPSQPTQPSLSVPSGGQGRQRSAFTPATLSGSSPSPVLGQGEKVEGLQAQALYPWRAKKDNHLNFNKSDVITVLEQQDMWWFGEVQGQRGWFPKSYVKLISGPVRKSMSIESGSSDSPPSMKRPSPSPNKPMDLGEAVCLHVPSEYLAMYTYESSEQGDLTFQQGEVIAVLRKEGDWWTGTVGGRTGVFPSNYVKPKDSEGLGPAGKTGSLGKKPEIAQVIAPYTATGAEQLTLAPGQLILIRKKNPGGWWEGELQARGKKRQIGWFPANYVKLLSPSTSKTTPTEPTPPKLPTPNAVCQVIGMYDYTAQNDDELPFGKGQIINVLSREDPDWWKGELNGSVGLFPSNYVKLTTDTDPSQQWCADLHLLDMLSPMERKRQGYIHELIVTEENYVNDLQLVTETFQKPLLEWELLTEKEVAMIFVNWKELIMCNIKLLKALRVRKKMSGERMPVKMIGDILTAQLPHMQPYIRFCSCQLNGATLIQQKTDEVPDFKDFVKRLAMDPRCKGMPLSSFLLKPMQRVTRYPLIIKNILENTPESHPDHSHLRQALEKAEELCSQVNEGVREKENSDRLEWIQAHVQCEGLSEQLVFNSVTNCLGPRKFLHSGKLYKAKSNKELYGFLFNDFLLLTQVTKPLGSSTSEKVFGAKSHLQYRMYKTPIFLNEVLVKLPTDPSGDEPIFHISHIDRVYTIRADSINERTAWVQKIKAASELFIETEKKKREKAYLVRSQRATGIGRLMVNIVEGIELKPCRSHGKSNPYCEVTMGAQCHITKTLQDTLNPKWNSNCQFFIRDLEQDVLCVTVFERDQFSPDDFLGRTEIRLADIKKDQGSKGPITKRLLLHEVPTGEIVVRLDLQLFDEP, translated from the exons ATGGCTCAGTTTTCCATGCCCTTTGGAG gggGGCTGGATACGTGGGTTATCTCTGTGGATGAGAGAGCCAAACATGATCAACAGTTCCACAGTCTGACCCCCACACCTGCTGGCTTCATCACAG GTGACCAGGCCAAGAACTTCTTCCTGCAGTCAGGCCTCCCACCCCCTGTTCTGGCACAGATATG GGCTCTGGCCGACCTCAACAATGACGGGAAGATGGACGTGCACGAGTTCTCCATCGCCATGAAGCTGATCAAGCTGCGTCTGCAGGGCCACCCGCTGCCCCCCACGCTGCCGCCCTCCATGAAGCAGCCgcccctctccctgcctccccccACGGCCTTTG GTGTGCCAGGCGTGGGGACCGTGACGGGCCTGCCGGCAGTACCGCCCATGCCCCATCCCCCGCTCCCCACCGGTGTGCCGGTGGTGGGCATGTCGCCCCCGCTGGTGTCCACGGTGACCCCTCCCATGCCCCCCATGGCCAATGGAGCTCCTTCAATGATGCAGACCGTGCCGGGCTTCTCACACCCAG CCCCACTTTCAGCCACAGCACACAAAAGCTCTTCTTTCAATCGCTCCAGTGCCAAGCTGTCCAAGGGCCAGTCTTTTGAGACACCTAG tgCCCCTGCTGTTCCTGTGCCCCTCGACTGGGCCGTGCCCCAGTCCTCACGGCTGAAGTATCGTCAGCTCTTCAACAGCCATGACAAAATGATGAGCGGCCATCTCACAG GGCCCCAAGCTCGAACCATCCTCATGCAGTCCAGTCTTCCACAGACACAGCTGGCCACTATTTG GAACCTGTCGGACATAGACCAGGACGGGAAGCTGACGGCCGAGGAGTTCATTCTGGCCATGCACCTGATCGACATGGCCATGTCGGGCCTGCCCCTCCCACCGCTTCTCCCCCCCGACCTCCTCCCTCCAACCTTCAG gagggtgcgTTCTGGCAGTGGCGTCTCAGTGAGCAGCGTGCACTCCACGGATCAGCGAGCGCAGGAGGAGttggcagaggaagaggagaaggagctggagaaaaAGCTTCCAG TCACCTTTGAGGACAAGAAGCGGGAGAACTTCGAGCGGGGCAACCTGGAGCTGGAGAAGCGACGGCAGGCGCTGCTGGAGCAGCAGCGGAAGGAGCAGGAGCGTCTGGCGGCGCTGGAGCGCGAGGAGCAGGAGCGGCGGGAGCGCGAGCGCCAGGAGCAGGAGCGCCGCCGCCAGCAGGAGCTGGAGCGGCAGCTGGACAAGCAGCGCGAGCTGGAGAGGCAGCGCGAGGAGGAGCGCCGCAAGGAGAtcgagaggagagag gctgctAAGCgagagctggagagacagcGACAGTTGGAGTGGGAGAGGAACCGCAGGCAAGAGCTGCTGACACAGAGAAATCGAGAGCAAGAGAACATAGTCCTGCTCAAAGCACGCAAGAAAACACTCGAATTTGAACTGGAGGCTCtg AACGATAAGAAGTCTCAGCTGGAGGGGAAACTGCAGGACATCCGCTGCCGACTTGCCACACAGAGGCAGGACATTGAGAGCACCAACAAGGCCCGCGAGCTGCGCATCGCGGAGATCACCGcgctgcagcagcagctgcag GAGTCTCAGCAGTGGTTGGGCAGGCTGATTCCTGACAAGCAGTGTCTGAGTGACCAGCTGAAACAGGTCCAGCAGGACAGCCTGCACA gggacaCTCtctccagcctgcagagagcCGTGGAGATGAAGGAAGCCACGAGACAACAGTTGCGGGAGCAGCTAGATGCCGTGGAGAAGGAGACGCGCTCTAAACTGTTGGAGATAGATGCCTTCAACACACAGCTGAAG TCCTTGGAACTGTTCTATCAGGCCCATACTGCCCGGATAGAGAGCCTTCGGCTGGAACTACTTCTTGAGGAGCAGAGGGGGCGACAG GAGCTCAGGGAGATCCACAACAAGCAGCAGCGTCAaaagcagaaggagctggagggCAACCTCATCATCCAGCCGCCGCTGGCCTCCAAGCCTACCGATTTGCAGgagtccag GCTGCCGGGGGCCGACGATGGCGTGTCGCCCGCCTGGCGGGACTCGGCACTAGGGAAGGCGCCCACGCTGCCGGCCGTGCAGCCGTGGGCGAGCCGCGCTGccgaggaagagaaccagggccCCAGGAGCGACGCACAGGACAAACTGGCCAAGCTGTTTGCGCAGCAGCCGGAGGCGGGAAAGCAGCCGGGCCCATCGCCCTGGCCCACgggag ATAAAGTGTCCGTGTCTAGCCTGGGCCAGGAGAAGGTGAAGGTGGTGTACTACAGAGCACTTTACCCTTTTGAGGCTCGCAGCCACGATGAGATCAGCATCCAGCCTGGAGACATAGTCATG GTGAAAGGGGAGTGG gTGGACGAGTCTCAGACGGGCGAGCCCGGTTGGTTAGGCGGAGAGATAAAAGGAAAGACCGGTTGGTTTCCAGCGAACTATGCAGAGAAGATTCCGGAATCTGAAGTCCCTCTCAACCTGAGAGCCAGTGCCGCCTTAAGTACCTCCAAACTGTCCAGCCGAGTTGCGCCCGCGACCACATCCTCCGTTCTGCAGCCAGTCACCACCGAGACAGTGTCGGTAGCTCCGCCCCCGACAGCTCCAACTGCCCCAGGTCCTACCGCCCCCTCGTCCTCTGCTTCTAGTAACTGGGCGGATTTCAGTGCTAC ATGGCCGACCAACTCAACTGTGGAAAAACAGGACTCTGACGGCTGGGAGGCGTGGCCAAGCCAGCCGACACAACCCTCCTTGTCTGTGCCCAGTGGGGGGCAGGGCCGACAACGCTCCGCCTTCACCCCCGCcactctctctggctcctccccttcccctgtgCTTGGGCAG gGGGAGAAGGTGGAGGGGCTTCAGGCGCAGGCTCTGTACCCATGGCGGGCAAAGAAGGACAACCACCTGAACTTCAACAAGAGCGACGTGATCACAGTGCTGGAGCAGCAGGACATGTGGTGGTTCGGCGAGGTACAGGGCCAGAGAGGCTGGTTCCCAAAGTCCTACGTTAAGCTGATCTCTGGCCCTGTGCGCAAGTCCATGAG TATTGAGTCTGGATCCTCTGACAGCCCACCCAGTATGAAGAGACCCAGCCCTTCCCCCAACAAACCCATGGACCTTGGTGAAG cgGTCTGTCTGCATGTTCCCTCAGAGTACTTGGCGATGTATACATACGAGAGTAGCGAGCAGGGCGACCTGACCTTCCAGCAGGGAGAGGTCATCGCCGTGCTGAGGAAAGAAGGTGACTGGTGGACGGGCACGGTGGGCGGCAGGACAGGCGTCTTCCCCTCCAACTACGTCAAGCCCAAGGACTCAGAG gGCCTGGGGCCTGCGGGTAAGACTGGCAGCCTGGGGAAGAAGCCAG AAATCGCCCAGGTGATTGCTCCCTACACGGCAACGGGGGCAGAGCAACTAACGCTGGCGCCCGGCCAGCTCATCCTCATCCGCAAGAAGAACCCTGGAGGCTGGTGGGAGGGGGAGCTGCAG GCAAGAGGGAAGAAGCGTCAGATTGGCTGGTTCCCAGCCAATTATGTGAAACTATTAAGTCCTAGTACCAGTAAGACTACGCCCACTGAGCCAACTCCACCCAAACTGCCAACACCTAATGCAG tgtgccaGGTGATTGGCATGTACGACTACACGGCTCAGAACGACGATGAGCTGCCGTTTGGGAAGGGCCAGATCATCAATGTGCTAAGCAGAGAGGACCCTGACTGGTGGAAGGGTGAGCTGAACGGCTCCGTCGGCCTTTTCCCCTCCAACTACGTCAAACTGACCACAGACACGGACCCCAGCCAGCAGT GGTGCGCTGACCTCCACCTCTTGGACATGCTGAGCCCGATGGAGAGGAAGCGGCAGGGCTACATCCATGAGCTCATCGTCACAGAGGAGAACTACGTCAACGACCTGCAGCTCGTCACAGAG ACCTTCCAGAAACCTCTGCTGGAGTGGGAGCTGCTGACGGAGAAAGAGGTGGCCATGATCTTCGTCAACTGGAAGGAGCTAATCATGTGCAACATCAAGCTGCTCAA GGCGCTGCGGGTGAGGAAGAAGATGTCGGGCGAGCGCATGCCGGTGAAAATGATCGGGGACATCCTGACGGCACAGCTGCCCCACATGCAGCCGTACATCCGCTTCTGCAGCTGTCAGCTCAATGGAGCCACCCTCATCCAGCAGAAGACCGACGAGGTGCCCGACTTCAAGGACTTCGTCAAG AGGTTGGCCATGGACCCGCGCTGTAAAGGCATGCCTCTCTCCAGTTTCCTGCTCAAACCTATGCAGAGGGTCACACGGTATCCCCTCATAATCAAAAAC ATTTTGGAGAACACGCCAGAAAGTCACCCGGACCACAGCCACCTGCGGCAGGCCCTGGAGAAGGCCGAGGAGCTGTGCTCACAGGTCAACGAGGGCGTGCGCGAGAAGGAGAACTCAGACAGACTGGAGTGGATACAGGCGCACGTACAGTGCGAGGGGTTGTCTGAG CAACTGGTCTTCAACTCGGTGACCAACTGCCTTGGCCCCCGCAAGTTCCTGCACAGCGGCAAGCTTTACAAGGCCAAGAGCAACAAGGAGCTCTACGGCTTCCTGTTCAACGACTTCCTGCTGCTGACGCAGGTCACCAAGCCGCTGGGCTCCTCCACCTCCGAAAAGGTGTTCGGCGCCAAGTCCCACCTGCAGTACCGCATGTACAAGACG CCCATCTTCCTGAACGAAGTTCTGGTGAAGCTCCCTACCGACCCCTCCGGAGACGAGCCCATCTTTCACATATCCCACATAGACCGAGTGTACACCATACGCGCAGACAGCATCAATGAGAG GACAGCGTGGGTGCAGAAGATCAAGGCTGCCTCTGAGCTCTTCATCGAGacggagaagaagaagagggagaaagccTATCTGG tgcggTCGCAGAGAGCTACAGGCATCGGCAGACTGATGGTAAACATTGTAGAAGGAATTGAGCTAAAACCATGTCGTTCTCATG gtaaaaGTAACCCATACTGTGAGGTGACTATGGGTGCTCAGTGTCACATCACTAAGACACTGCAGGACACACTGAACCCCAAGTGGAACTCAAACTGCCAGTTCTTCATCAGAGACCTGGAGCAGGATGTGCTCTGTGTGACTGTATTTGAGAGGGACCAATTCTCTCCTGATG attttcTTGGCAGGACAGAGATTCGACTGGCAGACATTAAAAAGGACCAGGGTTCAAAAGGACCAATTACTAAGAGGCTCCTCTTGCATGAAGTCCCCACTGGAGAGATAGTGGTCCGGCTCGACCTCCAACTGTTCGACgaaccctga
- the itsn1 gene encoding intersectin-1 isoform X8, with amino-acid sequence MAQFSMPFGGGLDTWVISVDERAKHDQQFHSLTPTPAGFITGDQAKNFFLQSGLPPPVLAQIWALADLNNDGKMDVHEFSIAMKLIKLRLQGHPLPPTLPPSMKQPPLSLPPPTAFGVPGVGTVTGLPAVPPMPHPPLPTGVPVVGMSPPLVSTVTPPMPPMANGAPSMMQTVPGFSHPAPLSATAHKSSSFNRSSAKLSKGQSFETPSAPAVPVPLDWAVPQSSRLKYRQLFNSHDKMMSGHLTGPQARTILMQSSLPQTQLATIWNLSDIDQDGKLTAEEFILAMHLIDMAMSGLPLPPLLPPDLLPPTFRRVRSGSGVSVSSVHSTDQRAQEELAEEEEKELEKKLPVTFEDKKRENFERGNLELEKRRQALLEQQRKEQERLAALEREEQERRERERQEQERRRQQELERQLDKQRELERQREEERRKEIERREAAKRELERQRQLEWERNRRQELLTQRNREQENIVLLKARKKTLEFELEALNDKKSQLEGKLQDIRCRLATQRQDIESTNKARELRIAEITALQQQLQESQQWLGRLIPDKQCLSDQLKQVQQDSLHRDTLSSLQRAVEMKEATRQQLREQLDAVEKETRSKLLEIDAFNTQLKSLELFYQAHTARIESLRLELLLEEQRGRQELREIHNKQQRQKQKELEGNLIIQPPLASKPTDLQESRLPGADDGVSPAWRDSALGKAPTLPAVQPWASRAAEEENQGPRSDAQDKLAKLFAQQPEAGKQPGPSPWPTGDKVSVSSLGQEKVKVVYYRALYPFEARSHDEISIQPGDIVMVKGEWVDESQTGEPGWLGGEIKGKTGWFPANYAEKIPESEVPLNLRASAALSTSKLSSRVAPATTSSVLQPVTTETVSVAPPPTAPTAPGPTAPSSSASSNWADFSATWPTNSTVEKQDSDGWEAWPSQPTQPSLSVPSGGQGRQRSAFTPATLSGSSPSPVLGQGEKVEGLQAQALYPWRAKKDNHLNFNKSDVITVLEQQDMWWFGEVQGQRGWFPKSYVKLISGPVRKSMSIESGSSDSPPSMKRPSPSPNKPMDLGEEYLAMYTYESSEQGDLTFQQGEVIAVLRKEGDWWTGTVGGRTGVFPSNYVKPKDSEGLGPAGKTGSLGKKPEIAQVIAPYTATGAEQLTLAPGQLILIRKKNPGGWWEGELQARGKKRQIGWFPANYVKLLSPSTSKTTPTEPTPPKLPTPNAVCQVIGMYDYTAQNDDELPFGKGQIINVLSREDPDWWKGELNGSVGLFPSNYVKLTTDTDPSQQWCADLHLLDMLSPMERKRQGYIHELIVTEENYVNDLQLVTETFQKPLLEWELLTEKEVAMIFVNWKELIMCNIKLLKALRVRKKMSGERMPVKMIGDILTAQLPHMQPYIRFCSCQLNGATLIQQKTDEVPDFKDFVKRLAMDPRCKGMPLSSFLLKPMQRVTRYPLIIKNILENTPESHPDHSHLRQALEKAEELCSQVNEGVREKENSDRLEWIQAHVQCEGLSEQLVFNSVTNCLGPRKFLHSGKLYKAKSNKELYGFLFNDFLLLTQVTKPLGSSTSEKVFGAKSHLQYRMYKTPIFLNEVLVKLPTDPSGDEPIFHISHIDRVYTIRADSINERTAWVQKIKAASELFIETEKKKREKAYLVRSQRATGIGRLMVNIVEGIELKPCRSHGKSNPYCEVTMGAQCHITKTLQDTLNPKWNSNCQFFIRDLEQDVLCVTVFERDQFSPDDFLGRTEIRLADIKKDQGSKGPITKRLLLHEVPTGEIVVRLDLQLFDEP; translated from the exons ATGGCTCAGTTTTCCATGCCCTTTGGAG gggGGCTGGATACGTGGGTTATCTCTGTGGATGAGAGAGCCAAACATGATCAACAGTTCCACAGTCTGACCCCCACACCTGCTGGCTTCATCACAG GTGACCAGGCCAAGAACTTCTTCCTGCAGTCAGGCCTCCCACCCCCTGTTCTGGCACAGATATG GGCTCTGGCCGACCTCAACAATGACGGGAAGATGGACGTGCACGAGTTCTCCATCGCCATGAAGCTGATCAAGCTGCGTCTGCAGGGCCACCCGCTGCCCCCCACGCTGCCGCCCTCCATGAAGCAGCCgcccctctccctgcctccccccACGGCCTTTG GTGTGCCAGGCGTGGGGACCGTGACGGGCCTGCCGGCAGTACCGCCCATGCCCCATCCCCCGCTCCCCACCGGTGTGCCGGTGGTGGGCATGTCGCCCCCGCTGGTGTCCACGGTGACCCCTCCCATGCCCCCCATGGCCAATGGAGCTCCTTCAATGATGCAGACCGTGCCGGGCTTCTCACACCCAG CCCCACTTTCAGCCACAGCACACAAAAGCTCTTCTTTCAATCGCTCCAGTGCCAAGCTGTCCAAGGGCCAGTCTTTTGAGACACCTAG tgCCCCTGCTGTTCCTGTGCCCCTCGACTGGGCCGTGCCCCAGTCCTCACGGCTGAAGTATCGTCAGCTCTTCAACAGCCATGACAAAATGATGAGCGGCCATCTCACAG GGCCCCAAGCTCGAACCATCCTCATGCAGTCCAGTCTTCCACAGACACAGCTGGCCACTATTTG GAACCTGTCGGACATAGACCAGGACGGGAAGCTGACGGCCGAGGAGTTCATTCTGGCCATGCACCTGATCGACATGGCCATGTCGGGCCTGCCCCTCCCACCGCTTCTCCCCCCCGACCTCCTCCCTCCAACCTTCAG gagggtgcgTTCTGGCAGTGGCGTCTCAGTGAGCAGCGTGCACTCCACGGATCAGCGAGCGCAGGAGGAGttggcagaggaagaggagaaggagctggagaaaaAGCTTCCAG TCACCTTTGAGGACAAGAAGCGGGAGAACTTCGAGCGGGGCAACCTGGAGCTGGAGAAGCGACGGCAGGCGCTGCTGGAGCAGCAGCGGAAGGAGCAGGAGCGTCTGGCGGCGCTGGAGCGCGAGGAGCAGGAGCGGCGGGAGCGCGAGCGCCAGGAGCAGGAGCGCCGCCGCCAGCAGGAGCTGGAGCGGCAGCTGGACAAGCAGCGCGAGCTGGAGAGGCAGCGCGAGGAGGAGCGCCGCAAGGAGAtcgagaggagagag gctgctAAGCgagagctggagagacagcGACAGTTGGAGTGGGAGAGGAACCGCAGGCAAGAGCTGCTGACACAGAGAAATCGAGAGCAAGAGAACATAGTCCTGCTCAAAGCACGCAAGAAAACACTCGAATTTGAACTGGAGGCTCtg AACGATAAGAAGTCTCAGCTGGAGGGGAAACTGCAGGACATCCGCTGCCGACTTGCCACACAGAGGCAGGACATTGAGAGCACCAACAAGGCCCGCGAGCTGCGCATCGCGGAGATCACCGcgctgcagcagcagctgcag GAGTCTCAGCAGTGGTTGGGCAGGCTGATTCCTGACAAGCAGTGTCTGAGTGACCAGCTGAAACAGGTCCAGCAGGACAGCCTGCACA gggacaCTCtctccagcctgcagagagcCGTGGAGATGAAGGAAGCCACGAGACAACAGTTGCGGGAGCAGCTAGATGCCGTGGAGAAGGAGACGCGCTCTAAACTGTTGGAGATAGATGCCTTCAACACACAGCTGAAG TCCTTGGAACTGTTCTATCAGGCCCATACTGCCCGGATAGAGAGCCTTCGGCTGGAACTACTTCTTGAGGAGCAGAGGGGGCGACAG GAGCTCAGGGAGATCCACAACAAGCAGCAGCGTCAaaagcagaaggagctggagggCAACCTCATCATCCAGCCGCCGCTGGCCTCCAAGCCTACCGATTTGCAGgagtccag GCTGCCGGGGGCCGACGATGGCGTGTCGCCCGCCTGGCGGGACTCGGCACTAGGGAAGGCGCCCACGCTGCCGGCCGTGCAGCCGTGGGCGAGCCGCGCTGccgaggaagagaaccagggccCCAGGAGCGACGCACAGGACAAACTGGCCAAGCTGTTTGCGCAGCAGCCGGAGGCGGGAAAGCAGCCGGGCCCATCGCCCTGGCCCACgggag ATAAAGTGTCCGTGTCTAGCCTGGGCCAGGAGAAGGTGAAGGTGGTGTACTACAGAGCACTTTACCCTTTTGAGGCTCGCAGCCACGATGAGATCAGCATCCAGCCTGGAGACATAGTCATG GTGAAAGGGGAGTGG gTGGACGAGTCTCAGACGGGCGAGCCCGGTTGGTTAGGCGGAGAGATAAAAGGAAAGACCGGTTGGTTTCCAGCGAACTATGCAGAGAAGATTCCGGAATCTGAAGTCCCTCTCAACCTGAGAGCCAGTGCCGCCTTAAGTACCTCCAAACTGTCCAGCCGAGTTGCGCCCGCGACCACATCCTCCGTTCTGCAGCCAGTCACCACCGAGACAGTGTCGGTAGCTCCGCCCCCGACAGCTCCAACTGCCCCAGGTCCTACCGCCCCCTCGTCCTCTGCTTCTAGTAACTGGGCGGATTTCAGTGCTAC ATGGCCGACCAACTCAACTGTGGAAAAACAGGACTCTGACGGCTGGGAGGCGTGGCCAAGCCAGCCGACACAACCCTCCTTGTCTGTGCCCAGTGGGGGGCAGGGCCGACAACGCTCCGCCTTCACCCCCGCcactctctctggctcctccccttcccctgtgCTTGGGCAG gGGGAGAAGGTGGAGGGGCTTCAGGCGCAGGCTCTGTACCCATGGCGGGCAAAGAAGGACAACCACCTGAACTTCAACAAGAGCGACGTGATCACAGTGCTGGAGCAGCAGGACATGTGGTGGTTCGGCGAGGTACAGGGCCAGAGAGGCTGGTTCCCAAAGTCCTACGTTAAGCTGATCTCTGGCCCTGTGCGCAAGTCCATGAG TATTGAGTCTGGATCCTCTGACAGCCCACCCAGTATGAAGAGACCCAGCCCTTCCCCCAACAAACCCATGGACCTTGGTGAAG AGTACTTGGCGATGTATACATACGAGAGTAGCGAGCAGGGCGACCTGACCTTCCAGCAGGGAGAGGTCATCGCCGTGCTGAGGAAAGAAGGTGACTGGTGGACGGGCACGGTGGGCGGCAGGACAGGCGTCTTCCCCTCCAACTACGTCAAGCCCAAGGACTCAGAG gGCCTGGGGCCTGCGGGTAAGACTGGCAGCCTGGGGAAGAAGCCAG AAATCGCCCAGGTGATTGCTCCCTACACGGCAACGGGGGCAGAGCAACTAACGCTGGCGCCCGGCCAGCTCATCCTCATCCGCAAGAAGAACCCTGGAGGCTGGTGGGAGGGGGAGCTGCAG GCAAGAGGGAAGAAGCGTCAGATTGGCTGGTTCCCAGCCAATTATGTGAAACTATTAAGTCCTAGTACCAGTAAGACTACGCCCACTGAGCCAACTCCACCCAAACTGCCAACACCTAATGCAG tgtgccaGGTGATTGGCATGTACGACTACACGGCTCAGAACGACGATGAGCTGCCGTTTGGGAAGGGCCAGATCATCAATGTGCTAAGCAGAGAGGACCCTGACTGGTGGAAGGGTGAGCTGAACGGCTCCGTCGGCCTTTTCCCCTCCAACTACGTCAAACTGACCACAGACACGGACCCCAGCCAGCAGT GGTGCGCTGACCTCCACCTCTTGGACATGCTGAGCCCGATGGAGAGGAAGCGGCAGGGCTACATCCATGAGCTCATCGTCACAGAGGAGAACTACGTCAACGACCTGCAGCTCGTCACAGAG ACCTTCCAGAAACCTCTGCTGGAGTGGGAGCTGCTGACGGAGAAAGAGGTGGCCATGATCTTCGTCAACTGGAAGGAGCTAATCATGTGCAACATCAAGCTGCTCAA GGCGCTGCGGGTGAGGAAGAAGATGTCGGGCGAGCGCATGCCGGTGAAAATGATCGGGGACATCCTGACGGCACAGCTGCCCCACATGCAGCCGTACATCCGCTTCTGCAGCTGTCAGCTCAATGGAGCCACCCTCATCCAGCAGAAGACCGACGAGGTGCCCGACTTCAAGGACTTCGTCAAG AGGTTGGCCATGGACCCGCGCTGTAAAGGCATGCCTCTCTCCAGTTTCCTGCTCAAACCTATGCAGAGGGTCACACGGTATCCCCTCATAATCAAAAAC ATTTTGGAGAACACGCCAGAAAGTCACCCGGACCACAGCCACCTGCGGCAGGCCCTGGAGAAGGCCGAGGAGCTGTGCTCACAGGTCAACGAGGGCGTGCGCGAGAAGGAGAACTCAGACAGACTGGAGTGGATACAGGCGCACGTACAGTGCGAGGGGTTGTCTGAG CAACTGGTCTTCAACTCGGTGACCAACTGCCTTGGCCCCCGCAAGTTCCTGCACAGCGGCAAGCTTTACAAGGCCAAGAGCAACAAGGAGCTCTACGGCTTCCTGTTCAACGACTTCCTGCTGCTGACGCAGGTCACCAAGCCGCTGGGCTCCTCCACCTCCGAAAAGGTGTTCGGCGCCAAGTCCCACCTGCAGTACCGCATGTACAAGACG CCCATCTTCCTGAACGAAGTTCTGGTGAAGCTCCCTACCGACCCCTCCGGAGACGAGCCCATCTTTCACATATCCCACATAGACCGAGTGTACACCATACGCGCAGACAGCATCAATGAGAG GACAGCGTGGGTGCAGAAGATCAAGGCTGCCTCTGAGCTCTTCATCGAGacggagaagaagaagagggagaaagccTATCTGG tgcggTCGCAGAGAGCTACAGGCATCGGCAGACTGATGGTAAACATTGTAGAAGGAATTGAGCTAAAACCATGTCGTTCTCATG gtaaaaGTAACCCATACTGTGAGGTGACTATGGGTGCTCAGTGTCACATCACTAAGACACTGCAGGACACACTGAACCCCAAGTGGAACTCAAACTGCCAGTTCTTCATCAGAGACCTGGAGCAGGATGTGCTCTGTGTGACTGTATTTGAGAGGGACCAATTCTCTCCTGATG attttcTTGGCAGGACAGAGATTCGACTGGCAGACATTAAAAAGGACCAGGGTTCAAAAGGACCAATTACTAAGAGGCTCCTCTTGCATGAAGTCCCCACTGGAGAGATAGTGGTCCGGCTCGACCTCCAACTGTTCGACgaaccctga